Within Selenomonadales bacterium, the genomic segment AGACTTAGTGCAGCTCACTATGCCACGGGTAGGTCTGGTAAGCGCTGCGCGCATGGAGCATTTACTTAACGACATTCTCCATAACGCCAAGCTCGAGGAACTGCCGGTACCTGTGGCGGCCGTGGCTTGTGACTTGTACACGGGGCGCGAGGTTGTGTTGCGGGAAGGGAACGCCGCCTTAGCGGTCAAGGCGAGCTGTGCCGTGCCCGGTATTTTTTCGCCCGTACCTTACAAAGACGCGCTACTCGCCGACGGCGGTCTCGTTAATGGGGTGCCGGTGAACGTTGCCAGGCAGATGGGCGCAGACGTAACTATCGCAGTGCAACTTCATCAAGGCGTGCAAAAGACGCAGGAACTGAACAACATCTTTACGATTCTATCACAGTCATTTGAAATTATGCAGCGCTCCCAACATATGGACGCCCCGGACGTGCTGATCGTACCGGAGCTAGCCAATCACCACATGGGCGACCTCGCTAGGGTTATGCCCGCTTATGAAGAAGGGAGAGCAGCCGCGCGCAGGGTGCTTCCCGCGATTTGCGGCTTGCTGTGAGCGATGAGCTGTGAGCGATGAGCTGTGAGCGATGAGCTGTGAGCGATGAGCTGTGAGCGATGAGCTGTG encodes:
- a CDS encoding patatin-like phospholipase family protein; this translates as MDKEMRVGLALGGGGGRGIAHIGVLAELEAARVPIHVIAGTSAGSLVGVLYAAGLSPEQMLALAMRTSWRDLVQLTMPRVGLVSAARMEHLLNDILHNAKLEELPVPVAAVACDLYTGREVVLREGNAALAVKASCAVPGIFSPVPYKDALLADGGLVNGVPVNVARQMGADVTIAVQLHQGVQKTQELNNIFTILSQSFEIMQRSQHMDAPDVLIVPELANHHMGDLARVMPAYEEGRAAARRVLPAICGLL